AATGATTTGTTATATAAAACCATTCTTGTGGTTTAAAGAGAGATGAATGAACAAAATTAATATTTTCAATTTCAATCGTGAACGGAAGCGATCGTAGAAACTCTTTTTCGGGTTGCGATAAAATCTTGTTAGTCCAGAAGACCGCTGTTTTTGCATACTTTGTGAAATCTTGTGTATAACTTAAATCCGCCGCCGCTTGGTCGTGATTGCCCATAATGATGTGTTGCGAAATTTTTCTCGTTAGGTCCAAACATTGTTTCGGATTAGCTCCATAACCGACTATGTCGCCGAGGCAAATTACTTTATCCACAGTTTTCTGTTCAATTATTTCGAGAGCTTTTTGTAAAGCTTCAAGATTTGAATGGATATCGGATATAATGGCGATACGCAAAATGTTCATTCCCGCCAATTATTCTTTTGCTAACTTTCTCAATACCGCCAAATTAATTCTATCCTCTTCCATCTCTCCCCCTTTTGGAGTTTCAAGTATTTTTGGGATTTTGGCGAGCCGTTTGTCCTGCATTATCAGTCGGAATGCTTCCTTACCGACAGTTCCTTTGCCGATGTGTTCGTGGCGGTCAACCCGTGAGCCGAGTTCTTTTTTCGAGTCGTTGCAGTGAATTATTTCTAAATTTTTTAAACCTACAGTGTTGTTAAATTCTTTCATTGTTTTTTTATAAACAATCTCGTTGCGGATATCGTAGCCGGCGGCAAATACGTGTGAGGTATCTATACAGACTGCCATTCTCTCCG
The nucleotide sequence above comes from Bacteroidota bacterium. Encoded proteins:
- a CDS encoding metallophosphoesterase family protein is translated as MNILRIAIISDIHSNLEALQKALEIIEQKTVDKVICLGDIVGYGANPKQCLDLTRKISQHIIMGNHDQAAADLSYTQDFTKYAKTAVFWTNKILSQPEKEFLRSLPFTIEIENINFVHSSLFKPQEWFYITNHLEAGINFRYFDTPLCFIGHSHVSEIFCEDRASKKELVNQVITEEINYFSCKYKLLREKKYIINVGSVGQPRDRDWRLSFGIFDTHNWTYENIRAEYDVETTAKKIRKAILPEFLAKRLFIGK